DNA sequence from the Pedobacter sp. W3I1 genome:
TGCACATTTCTGATATACATTTCGCCTAATCTCTGCCGGGTTCCATTGGCCTTGGGTGCAGGCCTGGATAATTCGCCGCCTAAAGCCTGCTAAATCATCCTGCTCTAAAACAAAACCGTTAAAGCCATCGATAATTAACCCCGGGATTCCGCTCACTTTAAAAGTTACCACCGGCAAGCCTACGGTAAGCGCTTCTAAAACCACATTGGGGAAACCTTCAGTGTAAGAGCTGAGTACCATTAAATCGTGCTGAACCATTACCTCATGGATGTTTTTAATCTCCCCTAAAATTTTAAGCCTGTGATCTAGCCGGAGGTTCTTAATTTTGGCGTTAATCTGCTCTTTTAGTACGCCTGTTCCCACAAAATCGAGGTGATAATTTTCTGGCAAATGCGCCATAATATCAACCAGTCTGTCTAAGCCTTTTTCTAGTGCAAACCGGGCCACAACTAATAACCTATAAATTTTATCAGGTATTTTAACCTCCTTTAACTTATTGGTTTTCAATACTGGATTGGCAATCACCTTAATCAGTTCTTGATTGACATTATAGGTATTGATCAATGATTGTTTCATTTCTTCCGACTGGCAAACGATCTGTTTGTAACCCCTGTAACTTGCGCTGGCAAAAAGTTCATAAAATCTCGATTTAAATCCTGCAAACAATCTTTGTTCGTGCGGGATATTGGAAGCCCTTGCAATAAGCATTGGAATTTTCAAAAAGCGCCCAACCATCGATACTAAAATATTGATATGATCGGTAGTGGAAAAAACGGTATGAGGCGCTTCCTTTTTTAGCAAGTTGTAAAGCGCAAAAAAAGATTTAGATGCTTTTTTCGTTTTTAGATCTATAAAACGAACACTAGCTAAATCCATCGAGAAACAATTCACCGTTGAATCTAAAATCACAATGGTAACATCAAACTTATCTTTGTTAAATCCCTGGGCCAGGTTCCAGAATACACGTTCTGAGCCGCCCGAAGTTAATGAGCTAAGTACAAAGAAAACCTTCTTTTTAATATTAACTTCTTCTTTAATAGTGTTTTGTGAAGCGTACATGCTGTTTTAGTTGATGACAATTCTATTAATCGTTAACCAAATAATTTTGAAATCGGTTAGGATATCGTTATGGTTGATATACCTCATATTCTGTTTTATTTTTGCCGGAATAATGCGCTCCACATAATAAGTTTCAGGGTCTTCAGCATGTTTAAGAAGTTCGTTTTCATTACAAAACTCTACAGAAGCCCAATCGGTAATGCCAGGCTTAACCGATAAAACATAACGCTGTTCATCATTATAGAGGTTTACATATTTTCGAACTTCCGGCCTCGGGCCTACAAAACTCATTTGCCCTTTTAAAACGTTTAAAAGCTGTGGCAGTTCATCTAATTTGTATTTCCTTAGCCAATAACCAACCCTGGTAATTCGGTTGTCGTGATTCCCGATGGTGAGCAAGCTATGGCTACTCTGGACTACGCACATGGTTCTAAATTTTACCAGGTGAAAATCTTTCATATTTCGCCCTACCCTGATCTGTTTAAAGAAGATAGGCCCCTTAGAATCGAGTTTAACCAAAATCGCAATCAGGATTAAAAGTGGGCTGAAAAGAATTAGGCATAAACTTGCGAATACCACGTCGAACACTCTTTTTTTATTCTTTTTCATGATGCTACTGCCATTTGTTTATGTACAATAAAAGTTTCCTCTATAGTTTTAATGCGGTTATTCAATTGTATACTCACACAGCTGATCACCGAATTGATAATGAACTCTACCTCTGTTTCCGTTAATTGTGGATAAATAGGAAGTGAAATTTCATTTGCATAATTCTGATAAGCCATTGGGTAATCTTCAATTTTATAGCCCAGATTTTTAAATAGAGTAAGCATTGGCATTGGAATGAAGTGAACATTACTTGCAATACCCAAAGACGCCAGGTCATCAATAACCTGATCTCTTTGTTCTTCAGTTAGCCCTTTAACCCGCATCGGAAAAAGATGATAGCAGGATTCTCTCTGTGTACTCACCAAAGGCGGGGCAATAAACCAATCCTCGTGCTGAAAGCCAGCGCAATATTGAAGGGCAATTTTTTTCCGTTGAGGTAAAAGTTCTTGATTATATTTTCTGATCTGCGCCAGGCCAATAGCAGCACATATATCGGGCATATTGATTTTTAATCCCTGGAATAAAATATCATAACGCCAACCCCCGCCTCTTGATTTGGAAAGTGCATCTTTATTTTGTCCATTAAGCGTGTACATTTTTAAATAGCTGTATTCTGCCTCTGAATCGAATGGGTACGGAAGATTTAAGCATATCGCACCACCTTCTGCTGTTGTAATATTTTTCACAGCATGAAAAGAAAATATAGTTACATCACATTTTTGAGCAGCTGGTTTATCGTGAAATAAACTACCAATTGAATGGGCTGCATCAGAAATTAACAGGATTCTTTTTAGCAGCGATTGTTTTTCTGATCCGCACTTAAACTTTTTCTGCACTTTTGGGTCGGTAATAAGCGCTTTTAATGCGGTATAATCGCAAGGCCAGCCGGCAATATCCACTGCAATGATGGCTTTTGTTTTAGTCGTAATGGCGGCCTTTACCCTATCCGGATCGATGTTAAAATCATCCAGTATATCAACCATAACGGGTATAGCGCCACAATGAAGAACCGCTAAGGCTGTAGCGCTGTAAGTATAAGCTGGAATAATTACTTCATCACCGGCTTTAATACCAAACCACTTTAACATTAAAATAGCGCCAGATGTCCAGGAGTTAACGCATACCACTTCTTTCGTTCCGGTGAAACTTTTAATTTCTTGCTCAAGGGCTTTCACTTTAGGCCCAGTTGTGATCCACTTATTATTAAGAGTATCTAATACCTGATCAACCACAGATTGATCGATAAACGGTGGTGAAAATGGAATGTTCATATTCGTCAATTTAATTGTGAGAATTAATAACCTGTAGGTAGGATAACCTGAACTGTTAATTGGATTTAACCAGAATGGGATCTTCCATTTTGATTTTGGAGAGTTGTAGAATGGCAAAGTAAAGAAACAACGTGGGGCCGCTTGTAGCCAGAAGCCATTCGTTATGAAAAAATGAGTTGATGGATATAGCCAGAAAAGAACAGCTTAAACAGACCAGGAGTGCATTCTTCTTATCTTTAATATGTAGAAAAGCATAAAAAATAATCTTCCCGACTTTTCGGTATAATAAAACAAGTAAAATAAAGCCCAGCAAAGGCCCCAAATAAGTAATAAACATTAAATAGGCATTATGAGAGGTAATTACAATAGGTCCTTTTTTATAAACAAAGTTGTGCTGTACTACATCATTCCAGGTTTTTCCATAAAACAATAGTCCAAAAGGATACTCGGTTATAATTTGGATGTTCTCTCCCATCAAATCGCCGCGTTCTTCTTTACCCTTCGCATTTTCAGCACTCTTATTTAAAATATTTTGTTGCTTTTTACCTTCAGAAAATTGTTCAATTGAGCCTTGCGCAATAAAAAATATGGCGCAAAACACACCAAATATTAAAATTGATTTGGCTTTATAATAGCTTAAGAAAAACAATCCGGTTACAACCGCAAAAGCCACCAAAACCGATCTTTGCATGCCGAAGAAAATAAGGGAGAGCGATAATCCAAATAAGAGAAGGTTAATTAGCCAGCTTCTTTTAAATAGTATGGCGTTAATCACTAGAAATGGTGTTAAAGCAGCCATCTGGTAGCCGAAAGTAAAAATAGTGGTCGATATACCTGCTGGCGCCTGCAATACGTCTTCCTGCACTAAAAGCGAACGTATAGGCGCCATATTGTACTCATGATCGATAAACATAATAATTCCGGAAAGCAATAACAGGCCGAAGAAAAATCCGACAGCGATGTTCATTCGCTTTAAATTAGTGCCAATAACATAGTTGAATAACAAGGCAAAACAGCCCGCAACAATTAATAGGGCAAAAAAACCGGTAACATCTGCCTGACCTATGACATAGAAAAACAGGGCAGCAATAAAGAAAATAAATAACTCTTTGCCGTATAGAAAAGATGTTTCTTCTGTGCGGTAGAAATAAATTAACGGAGCCAGGAAAACCATGGGTGCCGGAATTCTGAAAACCCCAGTCATGAAGATATTGAATGTTGTTGCGTAAACGTAGGCGAACAACAAAAAGAGAAACATTATTTTTTTAATCATGACATGATGAGTTGCTCCCAGTTGGCAGAAATGCGTTCAATAGAATTTGTTTCATTGATTGATTTTGCTTTTTCTGAAAATTCACTTCTTAAATATCTGTTATTAAGTATTTTATCAATAGACAATGAAAGTCCTGCTATATCTTCTTTAGCAACCAGAAGTCCGTTAATTCCGTGTTTGATAATCTCTGAAGGGCCGAATTCACAGTCCATTGCTACACAGGCACAGCCCATTCCCATTGCTTCTACCAGCACATTAGGATAACCTTCACCCCTTGAAGAAAGCACAAAAACCTCAGCTTGTGCATAATAATCCTGCAGATTAGATTTAAAACCAATCAGCTTAACTTTATCTTTGAGATTTAAATCGGCAATCTGTTTTTCGAGACTTCCTCTATCCGGTCCTTCTCCGGAGATTAAAAGATCAACATCAGTCAATTCCAGTTTACTATAGGCTTCAATAAGGTTGTCGAAGCCTTTCTCGTGACATAATCTTCCGACAGAGAGTATAAATCTTTTACTATTAACGGCGGCTGCGTTTGAATGAGAAAAGTGATGGATTGGATTGTGTATGGTCTTAAAATTGTGCAGCTTTTCGAACTGTTTAATTCTTTTAAATCCTTTAAACATCTCAAATGCGGGCAAAACAATGGCTTTTGATTTCCTATAAATATGAAACACAACCCACTTCAACAATTTATTGTATTGATGTAATGTATAAACCGGCGCAGTTCTCTCCGAAACCAGGTAGGGCAAACCTAAAATCACACAACATAAACCAGCCCAAATATTTGCAGATGTCATAAAACAAATGGTACAAACTGGTTTTTCTTTCTTTAATACAGAAAGTAACCGGTAAAAAGTTAGGTAAGCATATTTAAGCCTGTTTAAAAGAGTTTGATGACCTTTTCGCTCCACCAGGTTTATGATTTTAACTTTTTTATTTATTTCATACCTAACTTTAGCCGTGTTGAGACAAATCATGGTAACGCTGCAATTTTTATCGCTAAAGTGATTAGCCAGATTGCTAATTACCCGCTCAGCACCACCACCTTCTAAACTGTTGATTACGAAGCATAATTTAGTAGCCATTTCGAATTAGTTTACAATCGTTTTAATGGTCTGGAAGGCGTTTCTAAATGTTTTATATTTCACTTCGAAGAAGAAGTATTTTCTAAAGTAGAAGTACAAAAGCTTAGCTTTTTGCAAACCGGTATAAGTGAAAATTTTAATAATAATATAGAAATCGCTCAGTTGCATTTTTTTTAATGGAACATAAGACACCGGACTCCAGATACCACCGGGATGACGCCTGTAACAGCTCATTACTTCTGGCAAAACATATACTTTTTTACCTGTTACCCAGGTGCAGTAAAGTTTCAATATCTTATCGCAGGCATAACATTTTAAAAGCCAGTCATTTTTGTAAAGGTTTCGAATGGCGTCGATATTGCGATAAACAATAGTTGCTGTACATGTTTCGGCTTGTTTATTTACAATCAGATCGTTAAAGCTATACTGTAAAGGAACCGGGCTAAAATCCATGTAAATCAGCTCAGTATCATCTGAATTAATTTCCCGAGTATAATGGCAACACATTACGTAATCAGGATTGTTTTCTAAAAAATCAACCTGTTTTTGCAGCTTGTATGGGTCTGTCCAATAATCGTCACCATCGCAAGTGGCCACATATTTCCCTCTGGTTTCTAAGGCCACGCGAATAACGTTTTTCGTCGCGCCGATATTCTGAGGTGCTTTTAAGCGCTTAATTTTACCAGGATACCTGGCAACATATTCGTCAATAATCTCTGTGGTTCCATCGGTAGAACAATCATCGCCAATAATAATTTCTGTTTTGAAATTGCATTTCTGCATCAGAAATCCATCCAGGGCTTTCGCAATAAATTTACTGTGGTTATAAGTGATGCAAAAAATGCTAACCATTACATCTGTATCGTCTTGTTTCATAATAGAAGCTGCTCTTAATTGCCATTAACTACCATGCCTATACTGCCATTAACCAACGTGCCATAATCGGCAAGTTTAAGCACTTGTTTTTTGCGGTAATTCTGCGTTCTCAAAATAATCCTGACCACTAAATCCTGATCGGCACTGGTTAAGGTATGGTAAAGTGGTAAACACATAATGCGTCTTGAAATAGAATCGCAGATTGGCATATTTACCTTGTCGATATATGGCAAGGCCGATAAAGAAGGATAAAAATATCGTCTGCAATACACCTGAACGAGTTCTAACTGTTTCATGCAATCGAGCATAATTTCTTCTGATCGGAATATTACAGGATAGTAAGCGTAATTAAATTCCGTATCGCCTTGAATAACTTGAAACTGGGCCTCAATTTTATTCAGCCGCATTTCGTAATGCAGTGATAGTTCTTTGCGTTTACTTAAAATCTGATCGATATGCTTTAAATTGCAAAGGCCCATTGCGGCGTGAAATTCGGAGTTTTTAGCATTGGTGCCGACCTCTGAAAAAGTATCTACCCCACTATAACCGAAATTACGCATCAGCGCCATTCGCTTTAAAATTTCAGGATCTTGAGTAAAAACAGCCCCACCTTCAATGGTATGAAAGAGTTTTGTAGCATGGAAACTTGTTGTACTTATATCGCCATAAGCGAAAATAGATTTGCCTTTATATTTTGTACCAAAACAATGAGCGGCATCGTAAATTACTTTTAATCGATGTTTTTTTGCAATGCGATCTATCGCTTCGATATCGCAGGGGTTTCCAAAAACATGCGTAGCTAAAATTGCAGAGGTATTGGGCGTAATCGCTGCTTCAATTTTATTAGGATCTATATTGAGTGTATCTTCATTAATATCAACAAAAACAGGTTTACAGCCTTGCCAAATAATACTGCTGGTGGTTGCTACAAAAGAAAATGGTGTGGTAATAATTTCACCTTTAACTTCTAAAGCCTGTATGGCCAGTTGTAATGCGATAGTACCATTGGTTACATATAACAAATGTGGTAGCCCTAAGTATTGCTGTAACTTTAACTCCAGCTCATTTACTAACGGACCATTATTGGTGAGCCACTGTCTGGCCCAAATGCTACTTACATAGCTTTTAAAATCTGCCTGTTTTGGCAAAAAGGGTTTAGTTACAGGTATCATTGTTTGAGAATTAATTGTTTAAAATCAACGAGGGCAGCTAGTTTGATGCTGCTACTTATACCGAGGTAAAAACTGCCATAGATAATGCTTATGCCAATAATGCGGAAAACATTGTTGAGGTGATAATGTGCTAAACACCATGCATCAAGGTAATAGCAAGCAATACCTAACAGGCTAGATAACATTAAAATAGGTAAGATATCTTGAAGCTGTTCTTTAAGTGGGTAATTGATTAATTTACCGCTATATGTTGAATTGATATAGTAAGCAAAACCAGTAAAGAAGAGTTGAAAATATAGCAGCCCCATAATGCCAAATGGAATTACACATATAATTCCGATTACACTAAGCACCTTTTTTATAATTTCTAATTTCAAAAACTGCCCGCTATGACCCTTAACTTTTAAAATGTTCAGGTTATATGCATGTACGGGATATAGGATACCTGCAATACATAAAATCTGAAAATAAGGTACAGAAGGCAGCCATTTATCGGTTAAGAGCAAGGAGATTAAAGGTTGAGCAATAAGCGCCAAAAATATCAGGATGGGCGCATTCCAAAACAATACCTGCTGCATTAACCTTCGGTAAACCATTTTAAGTTTTGCATCGTCATTGCTGATGTTCGAAAACATAGGATAGGTTACCTTACTAATTGCTGTAGAAATAATACCTATAGGCAATTGACTTAAACTATCTGCCCTGGCATAAAACCCCAATTGGGCTGCAGCATAAAAGCGACCTATAATTACGGTATATAGATTTTGATAGATGGTATCCAACAAACCAGAAAGCGTCATCTTATAGCCAAAATGAAAATGCTTTCTGAAACTTTTTTTATTAAAAATCAATCGTGGCCGCCAATCTGAATAAAACCAATGCAATACGGTAGAAATACTCGCGCTGAGCAAACTCATCCAAACCAGACTCCAGGTTCCATAACCATTTTTTGCAAGGTAAATACCTAAACAACCACCCAATATTACTGCAGGTATTTGAATTACCGTTTGCAGTTTAAATTTCATTTCCTTCGTTAATAAAGTACTTTGGATGCTGAAAAAGGCATTAATTAAAAAAGTTAATCCATAAACCCTGACAATATTGGTAAGCAAGGGCTGCCTGTAAAAACTAGCAATTAGCGGTGCTGCAAAGAACAAAACACCATACACGATGATGCTTCCGAACAGGTTAAAAAAAAATATAGTAGAAAAATCCTTTTGTCCTGCGGTCCTTGTCCGGATTAGTGACGATGTTAATCCGCTATCCATTAACGAATTGCCTACAGCAATAAAAATAGAGAGCATTGCGATTAAGCCAAATTCTGCAGGGCTTAACAAGCGGGCCAATATGATGGTAACGAACAGGCTTATGAATTTAACACTAAACTGCTGTCCAATCGACCATATAATGCCCGATCGCGCTTTATATGTTAAATTCATGACCTTACAATCGAACCGTTTCTATTGATTTTGGTAATACCGCTTTGATATCGTACACCACACATGCTGGTTTACGCAATGCTGTAATATTTAAATTATTGAAAGCTTCGTGTGCTACTGCCAGTATAATTCCATCGTACTTTCTGGTTTTTGATGAACCATTTTCGCAGATAATGCCATAGTTATGGTTGGCCTGATCGGCATTTGCCCAGGGATCATGAATGGTTACTTTAACTTTATATTCTTCCAACCGTCTTACAATATCAATTACTTTGGTATTGCGTACATCAGGGCAGTTTTCTTTAAATGTAAAACCCAACACCAGGACTTCTGCTCCTACAATGTGGATGTTTTTAGCGATCATTTTTTTGATGATCTGATCAGCTACATATTTACCCATTCCATCGTTTACACGTCGGCCGGCTAAAATAATTTCAGGATGATAACCAGCTTCTTGTGCTTTTTGGGCCAGATAGTACGGATCTACACCAATACAATGCCCACCAACCAAGCCTGGTTTAAAATTTAGAAAATTCCATTTGGTTCCAGCCGCGGCTAAAACTTCAGAAGTATCGATGCCAATCTGGTTAAAAATCATAGCCAATTCGTTTACAAAAGCAATATTGATATCGCGCTGGGCATTTTCAATTACTTTAGCCGCTTCGGCCACTTTAATGGATGAAGCTTTATAAGTTCCGGCTGTAATTACCGACCGGTACAGCTCATCTATTTTTTCGGCGGCTTCGGGGGTAGAACCTGATGTGATTTTTAAGATATTGGCAACAGTATGTTCTTTATCTCCAGGATTAATACGTTCAGGAGAATAACCAGCAAAAAAATCTTTATTGAAAATTAAACCAGATCCTTTTTCTAGAATAGGCACGCATTCGTCTTCAGTTACACCGGGATATACTGTTGATTCATAAACTACTATATCACCTTTCTTTAAAACTTTAGCTACAACCGTACTTGCTTTAATTAAAGGCGTTAAATCTGGTCTGTTGTTCTTATCTACAGGCGTTGGCACTGTAACAATGTAAACCGACGAGCTGCGTAATTTTTCGATTTCATTGGTACAGTACAGGCCTTTTAAAGTTGTGCATTCGAACGTTAAAACCTCATTTAATTCAGCTTCATTCACTTCCAATGTATTGTCATATCCGGCTTTTAATTCTGCAATCCTGCTCTGGTTAATGTCAAAGCCAAATACTTTGTATTTTTTAGCAAATTCTACTGCCAACGGTAAGCCAACGTAGCCAAGGCCGATTACCGCCATTTTCAGATTATCTTCAGCGTTATACATAATGTTGTTGCGTATTTACGGTTAATGTTAGGTTGCTTATGGGCACTCTGGTAACTAAAGCGCAGTCTAAATGATCGAATGACATTAAAACATACTTACCTTGGATCTGGATCACCTCTCCTTCCTGGTTATGGAAAAGACCATTACTGATCCGAACACGGTCTCCTTTCGAAACACCGGTTAAACTCACCACGTCTACATCATTGTAGGTATCCATAATCTGTTTTAACTTATCAATCTCACCATCCCGAACTACTGCAGGTTTACCCATGTAGTTAATGAAGTTTAAAACCCCCAGCGTATACCTGATTTTGTAACCCTCTCTTTCATCTATTTTCACAAATACGTACCCGGTAAAAAGTGGAAGGCTAACTACTTTCTTTCTATCGGCCCATTGATTTTCTACATTACGAACAGGGCAAAAAGATTCGAAACCTTGCTCTTGCAGCATACGATCGACTTTTTTCTCCCAGCGGGGACGAGTATAGATCACAAACCATTTTTTTGCGAACGAGGGCCTGATGTTAATTGTAGATTCCATTTTTTTTGATGGGGTTATGTTTATTGATTAATTTTTTTAAACTGTTAGAACCGGTTAATTGCAATTTGTATTTCCCGATTAACCAATTAACCGCTTTACACAGTTAACCATTAAACACTATTCTAAATTTGTTTGCTCACCGGATACAGCTTCGCTATATCACTTACATGATAGCTATTGGTTAATTATTTTAAATCGTATGCTAAACCCCTTATTAAGTGGGCCGGATACAGCTTCGCTATATCACTTACATGACAATTTTACTTTCAAATCTTAACTTTTGCTTTTTAGGCAAATGGCAATCTAATCAGGAGTTGTTTACAGGCAGTAAATGCTTTAATCGATGCTCAGTTTAAGCATCCTGGCTTTATTGTTTGTAAACGGAATTAAATCGTTTGGGGACGTTTATTTGGTAAAAGGTATTGGTATTCTCTTTTAAAACAAGTAGCTTTAGTTTGCCATGGCATAACCATAACCACCATAACTGTATTTTTGGTTTTTCTCTCTTTTGGCATCGTTAAAAACAACCATCGGATTTTTAAGTTTATTGTTATCGCAAATGTCTTTCAATATGGCTAGCTGGTATTTATTGGTATAGTTATACCGCACCAGATAAATGCTTACATCGGCATATTCGGCTAAACTAAAGGCATCGGCCACCTGGCCAACCGGCGAAGTATCGATAATGATGTAATCGAACCTTTCTTTCAGTTCATCAAATAATAGATCCATTTTAGGACTCATCATTACCTCAGCAGGATTTTCAGGCGATTGGCCACATCCAATAACAGAAATGTTCTCAGAAACATTGGTGGGTTTAATAATATCATCTAACACAGATTCACCAATTAAATAGTCAGTTAACCCGGTAGTTTGTTGTAAACCAACCTTATTCAAGAGATCAGGTTTTCTTAAATCGAACTCCAGTACAACCACTTTTTTATCAAGCATACCTAAGGTGGTAGCCAGATTTACACTAAAGAATGTTTTACCCTCTCCTTTCATACTAGAGGTAACCAACATTACTTTATTTTCGATATTGTTAGACATCAGTCCTAAATTCATTCTGATATACCTAAACAACTCTGATATGGTAGAACGGTTATCTTTTTGAAACACAATGGTACTTTTATCGAGGTTATGAGAAAGTTCACCCAGCATTTTTGCGCCTGTTAACTCAATAGTACTGGCATCTTGTACCTTATTGTTAAAAAATCCTTTTGCATAAATTACCCCAGCCGGAACAAAAAAACCAAAAATAAACCCACACAGGTACAAAAGTGGCTGCTTAGGGCTATCTGGTATAGTATTGTAAGCCGGTTTATCTACCACTTGTGAGGTTGGAACGGTAGCAGAAAGTGATAAAGCAGTTTCCTCTCTTTTTTGCAACAAATATTTATATAAACCTGATTTTACGCTTTGTTCACGGCTTCTTTCCAATAAACCACGCTCTATTGTAGGTACCGATTTAATTTTATTGTCGAATTGAGAGTAGTTGGCACTCAGGTTATTTCTTTCAATAACAAAACCTTGCTTAATGCTGGATAGGTTTTCCAAAATATTAGTTTTTAAGCTTGCTATTTGTTCGTTAAGGTTTAGTACCAAGGGATTTTCTGCGTTGGCGGTACGCAGCATCCTGTTTCTTTCCAATTGCAGATC
Encoded proteins:
- a CDS encoding nucleotide sugar dehydrogenase; this translates as MYNAEDNLKMAVIGLGYVGLPLAVEFAKKYKVFGFDINQSRIAELKAGYDNTLEVNEAELNEVLTFECTTLKGLYCTNEIEKLRSSSVYIVTVPTPVDKNNRPDLTPLIKASTVVAKVLKKGDIVVYESTVYPGVTEDECVPILEKGSGLIFNKDFFAGYSPERINPGDKEHTVANILKITSGSTPEAAEKIDELYRSVITAGTYKASSIKVAEAAKVIENAQRDINIAFVNELAMIFNQIGIDTSEVLAAAGTKWNFLNFKPGLVGGHCIGVDPYYLAQKAQEAGYHPEIILAGRRVNDGMGKYVADQIIKKMIAKNIHIVGAEVLVLGFTFKENCPDVRNTKVIDIVRRLEEYKVKVTIHDPWANADQANHNYGIICENGSSKTRKYDGIILAVAHEAFNNLNITALRKPACVVYDIKAVLPKSIETVRL
- a CDS encoding UpxY family transcription antiterminator yields the protein MESTINIRPSFAKKWFVIYTRPRWEKKVDRMLQEQGFESFCPVRNVENQWADRKKVVSLPLFTGYVFVKIDEREGYKIRYTLGVLNFINYMGKPAVVRDGEIDKLKQIMDTYNDVDVVSLTGVSKGDRVRISNGLFHNQEGEVIQIQGKYVLMSFDHLDCALVTRVPISNLTLTVNTQQHYV
- a CDS encoding polysaccharide biosynthesis tyrosine autokinase, which codes for MLKQSTNGGAKDFAETMTRFARNWHYFLISIMISMAAVYAFVYVTPPKYKVSSTLLISDDKNGAAMSNSTAFSDLNMFQTVKTVDNEIEILRSRDLIFKVLKKLNLETAYFKKEGIREKELYGKTSPLVVTAISLKNGAYARKINVSYLDEISYIIQDSLNTNIVKYGDTINTKNYAIKINKGPAFKAEFGKIKLQFKNLYKMTEAYNLVSLKIVPVVKDANTITISLNDVVPQRGIDILNDLIETYNINNVNNKNTIARNTIKFIDNRLKYLVADLTGTEEDVESYKQQNRVTDVNMDAQMNAARSGEYNQLLETSSVQLRLLRSIENYFRGKQSQFNLAPSAMGLKDPILNSLISKFNDLQLERNRMLRTANAENPLVLNLNEQIASLKTNILENLSSIKQGFVIERNNLSANYSQFDNKIKSVPTIERGLLERSREQSVKSGLYKYLLQKREETALSLSATVPTSQVVDKPAYNTIPDSPKQPLLYLCGFIFGFFVPAGVIYAKGFFNNKVQDASTIELTGAKMLGELSHNLDKSTIVFQKDNRSTISELFRYIRMNLGLMSNNIENKVMLVTSSMKGEGKTFFSVNLATTLGMLDKKVVVLEFDLRKPDLLNKVGLQQTTGLTDYLIGESVLDDIIKPTNVSENISVIGCGQSPENPAEVMMSPKMDLLFDELKERFDYIIIDTSPVGQVADAFSLAEYADVSIYLVRYNYTNKYQLAILKDICDNNKLKNPMVVFNDAKREKNQKYSYGGYGYAMAN